The following coding sequences lie in one Methylotuvimicrobium alcaliphilum 20Z genomic window:
- a CDS encoding PHP domain-containing protein: MPENYDLHSHSTASDGALSPSELIQRAKDKGVTSLALTDHDTTDGLAEAKQAATEAGIDLISGIELSTSWHKHCLHIVGLNIDTESPRLKEGIYKLQAIRRERAEQIAGKLEKKRILGALDAVKTAAGAGMITRTHFADFLLSEGHVTTQQEAFDRYIGQGKPAYVSTEWAGLEEAIGWIKESGGVAVLAHPMRYKLTASWMKRLLTAFKEAGGDAIEVVCGRNDPTEIQTSMQYAQKFDLAGSKGSDFHNPKYVWVELGRLNPLPDRIKPVWDLFEAHA; encoded by the coding sequence ATGCCAGAAAACTACGATCTACACAGCCATTCCACCGCATCGGACGGCGCATTGTCACCTAGCGAACTGATTCAGAGAGCTAAGGATAAAGGCGTTACATCCCTTGCATTGACCGACCATGACACGACCGATGGACTCGCCGAAGCAAAGCAAGCGGCAACCGAGGCCGGTATCGATCTGATTTCGGGCATCGAACTATCGACCTCCTGGCATAAACACTGCTTACACATCGTCGGTTTAAATATCGACACGGAAAGCCCGCGCTTGAAAGAAGGCATATACAAACTGCAAGCGATACGCCGCGAACGTGCCGAGCAAATTGCCGGAAAACTGGAAAAAAAACGTATTCTCGGTGCGCTCGACGCAGTCAAAACCGCCGCAGGCGCCGGCATGATTACTCGCACGCACTTCGCGGATTTTTTGTTATCGGAAGGCCATGTCACGACGCAACAAGAGGCTTTCGACCGATACATCGGCCAAGGTAAACCCGCCTATGTCTCGACAGAATGGGCCGGACTCGAAGAAGCTATCGGTTGGATCAAGGAATCGGGCGGGGTTGCGGTATTGGCGCATCCGATGCGTTATAAACTCACCGCTTCTTGGATGAAACGCTTATTAACCGCGTTCAAAGAAGCCGGCGGCGACGCGATCGAAGTAGTCTGCGGTCGCAACGACCCGACCGAAATTCAAACCTCGATGCAATACGCGCAAAAATTCGATCTGGCCGGCTCGAAAGGCTCGGATTTTCATAACCCCAAATACGTTTGGGTCGAACTCGGGCGCCTAAACCCGTTACCCGATCGTATCAAACCCGTTTGGGATTTGTTCGAAGCGCACGCCTAA